A stretch of the Ptiloglossa arizonensis isolate GNS036 chromosome 1, iyPtiAriz1_principal, whole genome shotgun sequence genome encodes the following:
- the LOC143146190 gene encoding lisH domain-containing protein ARMC9 isoform X4 — MNDSMDELCKFLNSTGKELEDDMELRPFFALPFIENPCTEPSLSKVFEKSWVDKVTENLYLFLKKYEQQNFSDMRNNDINSNKTSLEHESGELQKDTIIKKIAGYKNIPIIPNDRNIPLFLENYEVEEQYTLSDDMKYNQKSKSIQTVPMHSCTEEVHSSQLVRSNKKLIQCTQELAATNSHLCTIRSNYEKLKIRFHKLHADYHKLMSIARVLTTALENSVKGQTIDFQTMLETCIRIFPDLFNQNIKDSSYCSSELLLDKSHSGMKIIEHSKSYVTPIPPKLLNFKKIKLHLINGSTKTKLFLLQALRRKMTLSQSGERDEVIHEYISRDLLGLHGQIANYKGKSILPYLLTPDNIIMPHPLQQSTTRLLNALASFRCGRDYLSFDSTVVDVVYNCLKNTSDNDIDTFTCNMMIAMLQKLSVRKQQRIYMIENGLVEWLIHHLHDQYRIMNSYRLEYATALLMNLSLHQIAQRRASSMASLLISTLTDLLLIDHTSVLPYVNRALNNFLTNRIINEVAKKLKFSSLLEQYSKQKNGEMRKHLDYILKIHRGEITIETEIEEMADNDNEEFDVLENELEENDPVKHNYGELCGESLLTSCYSVLPKTSQEKELSSDVSLFKQFKTNTMDSVIYDDQEQIQNLYSGHASISCGKHVPRSVHRRYEIKNRNNTTAVQDLMKKTYINSKLHVHKLISSSSKGQQVSLQNTNKILDFPSKVINNLKGSESVTENYVEIDTNTHLNILKNHYKDIVLNTQIQLPKQFNVNIPTNRRTKKKSSKSTQLKVLKNNMNSVDENYNESAVYLYENQSSKKSSKTTFASSMLLEVGSEAESTIMQKLSSIASLNITNDNKAISDNISWIQENELDSKEAFLSKPKLPRTPP, encoded by the exons ATGAACGATAGTATGGATGAgttatgtaaatttttgaattCTACTGGTAAAGAATTGGAGGATGATATGGAACTACGACCCTTTTTTGCATTACCCTTTATCGAGAATCCATGTACAGAACCATCTCTTTCTaaagtatttgaaaaaagtTGGGTAGATAAAGTAACGGAAAACTTATATCTGTTCCTTAAGAAATATGAACAACAA AATTTCAGCGATATGAGAAACAATgatataaattcaaataaaacaTCTCTGGAGCATGAATCAGGAGAATTGCAAAAGGATACCATTATAAAGAAAATAGCTGGGTACAAAAATATACCAATCATACCAAATGATAGGAACATTCCACTGTTTCTAGAAAATTATGAAGTTGAAGAACAATATACTTTATCTGATGATATGAAGTATAATCAGAAATCAAA AAGTATACAGACTGTACCGATGCATTCTTGTACAGAAGAAGTACATTCATCACAATTGGTTAGAagcaataaaaaattaattcaatgtaCTCAAGAATTAGCAGCCACAAACTCTCATTTATGTACTATTCGTTccaattatgaaaaattaaaaataagattTCATAAATTACATGCAGATTATCATAAATTAATGAGCATTGCAAGAGTATTAACAACTGCCTTAGAAAATTCAGTGAAAGGTCAAACTATTGATTTTCAAACTATGCTGGAGACTTGCATTAGAATTTTTCCAGATTTATTTAATCAAAACATAAAAGACAGTTCTTAT TGCTCTTCAGAGCTACTATTAGATAAATCTCATTCAGGGatgaaaattattgaacattCGAAGTCATATGTTACTCCTATACCCcccaaattattgaattttaaaaagatCAAGTTACATCTAATAAATGGGAGTACTAAAACAAAACTGTTTCTCTTACAAGCATTGCGAAGG AAAATGACACTTAGCCAATCTGGGGAAAGAGATGAAGTAATACATGAGTACATAAGCAGAGATTTGCTAGGACTTCATGGTCAAATTGCTAACTATAAAGGCAAATCTATTTTACCATATTTATTAACACCAGATAATATTATTATGCCACATCCTTTGCAGCAATCAACTACAAGATTATTAAATGCTTTAGCATCGTTTAGATGCGGACGAGATTATTTGTCATTTGATTCTACTGTTGTTGATGTG GTATACAATTGCCTCAAGAATACTTCCGATAATGATATAGATACATTTACCTGTAATATGATGATTGCAATGCTGCAGAAGTTATCAGTTCGCAAACAGCAGAGAATATATATGATAGAAAATGGATTAGTAGAGTGGTTGATTCATCATTTACATGACCAATATCGCATTATGAACTCTTATAGATTAGAATATGCTACAGCTCTTTTAATGAATTTGTCATTACATCAAATAGCTCAAAGAAGAGCATCTAGTATGGCATCTCTACTTATTTCAACACTAACCGATTTGCTTCTAATAGAtcatacatcg GTATTGCCATATGTTAATAGagcattaaataattttttgacaAATCGCATAATTAATGAAGTAGCAAAAAAGTTGAAGTTTTCATCCCTATTAGAACAGTATAGCAAGcagaaaaatggagaaatgag GAAACACCTggattatattttaaaaatacacagAGGCGAGATTACCATTGAAACAGAAATTGAAGAAATGGCAGATAATGATAAT gAAGAATTTGATGTATTAGAAAATGAGTTGGAAGAAAATGACCCAGTGAAACATAATTATGGAGAATTGTGTGGAGAATCATTACTCACATCATGCTACAGTGTTTTACCAAAAACTTCTCAGGAAAAGGAACTAAGTTCAGATGTATCATTGTTCaaacaatttaaaacaaatacaaTGGACTCTGTCATATATGATGATCAAgaacaaatacaaaatttatattctgGTCATGCATCAATATCATGTGGGAAACATGTGCCCCG ATCAGTACACAGAAGGTATGAGATAAAAAACAGAAATAATACTACGGCAGTACAGGATTTGATGAAAAAAACATACATAAATTCAAAATTACACGTgcataaattaatttcttcttcgtCCAAG GGTCAACAAGTTAGTTTACAAAATACAAACAAAATATTGGATTTTCCATCCAAAGTGatcaataacttgaaaggtTCTGAATCTGTAACTGAAAATTATGTAGAAATTGATACAAACACTCATTTGAacattttaaaaaatcattATAAAGATATAGTACTGAATACTCAAATACAATTACCAAAACAGTTTAATGTGAACATACCAACTAatagaagaacaaaaaaaaaaagctcaAAAAGCACACAGTTAAAAGTATTGAAAAACAATATGAATTCAGTAGATGAGAATTACAATGAAAGTGCTGTGTATTTGTACGAAAATCAATCTTCCAA GAAGAGTAGCAAAACTACTTTCGCATCGTCAATGCTTTTAGAGGTTGGAAGTGAAGCTGAATCAACAA TCATGCAGAAATTAAGCAGTATAGCGTCATT GAACATTACTAATGATAATAAAGCCATAAGTGATAATATTTCATGGATACAAGAAAACGAACTTGATAGTAAAGAAGCATTTTTATCAAAACCAAAGCTTCCTCGAACGCCGCCATAA